In Mycolicibacterium lutetiense, the sequence ACAGCGCCGGCTCGGAGTGCAGCGCGTCGCGGCGCCCGATTCTGGAGACGAAGGTAGCGCCTACGCCGAATCCACTGGATTTAGTCTCGCCGGGACCGCCGGGTATCTTGACTCGGCCGCGTTTGTCACGAGCCCAGTACCGTGCAACCGACGAGGCTCCCCTGTACCGGTCGGGTCGGCTGCCTAGCATTCCGTCGGGTGCGGCGGTGTCGATGATGGTCTCATCAACCACGAGGTCACCCTCGCAATTGGCTGGCGCCGCTACCCGTATCGAACCAGCGAGCAGATCGTTGATCACTGTGGTCAACAGTTGGTCTGCTATCTCGCTGCGTCGTCGCTCGTCATTGGTGCGGGCGTTCAACCGCGCTTCATGTTCGGCGTTCGTCATGCGTCTGGCTGGCAGATCGAAATCAGGGTCAAGCGGCAGCAGGCGCTGATTCCAGAAGCGATGAAAGCGTTTGTATTCGGTGCCAGTCTGGATACGGATTGCTGTGACGTCTTGTCGCGCCATGCCAACTGCAGCGAGTTGGTCAACGTTGAGTTCGCCGACTGTCTCCATCGCGCCGACCAGACTTATGTCGCGTCCCATGAGGAACCGGACCAGCAGGGCCACCAGCACCGCCGTCACGGTGTACTCGATTCCGCGGTTCTTCCGTCCACCGCCTCGCGACGATTCGTGGCAAGCAGCCTCGATGGTGTGTGCCGCACCGGACTTCGCGATCGCCTCGGAGGCGGTGGTGAAGATATCGTCGGCGATCAGGCACAATTGCGGGCGAGTGTGGATCATCGCTGTGCCTCCGTCAGGATGGTGATTTTGTGGTGCAGCTTGTACTGGGTCACGAGCGAACGTTCCTCGCCAAGAATTCGCAGCTCGTAGAGATCAGCCAGCTGCTGTAGGAGGAGGGCCGGGACCCGTTCGGCCAGGTCAAGGACCCACCGGTTCCGCAATGCGACCGGATCCAGGCCGGAATGTCCTAGGGCGCGCAGCTGCTCGCTGATCCGGTTGACGATGTTGCGCTCCGCGATCTCGGCATGAGGGGCGAGTACCAGCCGGTCACCGACACGGGCCGCCAGCCCCAGCAGGCGCCCGCCGATTTCGCGGTCGACGACCGGTACTTCCCGCACACCCCCACCCAGGTTCGGCAGCGTCACAACACTGACCGCCCGACCGTCAACGGGCAGGCTGGTGATCGCTGTGCCCCTCAACGTGCGAAGGTCCGCCGGCCGGGCGCCGGCCCCGTAGCAGAGGTCGATCAGGGCCTGAGCGCGCTGCCCAAGTCGGATTGGCAGCCTCGGGACGATCATTTGGGCGCGTTCGATCTCTGAGCGGCTGGCAACTGGGTGGTGTTGCCGTAGGGGCGCATTCTTCGGTTGTGCGACCGGAAACTGCCGAGGATGCAGACGGCGGCCAGTCCCGTAAAGCACGTAGCGCCGTTGATCGAGCGTACGTCGGCTCTCCGTTGCGGTGACCCTCAAATACTCATCGACGTTGGCCCTGGTGAATGCGCGGATCGGATCCACGACATCCCCAAACGCCGCCCACACCAGGAAGCGCGCGATGTGACCCACCGTCTTGCGATCTTGCTCTGCCGTGGTGAACGGCAGCTGGCATCTCAAGGTCGCGGCCGCCTGAATTGCCGCCGTCGCCATCTCAGGGTTGTCTGCTGCGACCGTCTGACGGAGTAGCCGCGTCCGGCGGTCCCCATCGGTGGGCGGCAGCGCTGGTAGTTCCCTGACCGACGAGCGCGCCACCGTGACGCTGGTATTCACCGGTGCGTTCGCGCAGGCTTCTTCGGTCGGCTTCGACTCGGCACATCGCGGCGTGCTGCGCGCGATGGTCATCTTCTTCCACCGCGCCATCAGCAACCACCAAATACAGCTGCGGCGCTGCGGCGCGGGGACTGCCTACACAGGCGACCTGCATTCTCAGAGTTCTTGCGGTGAACCATGCCGGACCAGGTATCGCGGCTACCAAACGTCGACCGGAACGAGCGTCCTGAGACTGGCTTGGATCGCGGTGGCGACATCGGCGGCGCGGGTTGTTGACACAGGCTTGCAGACACGCTGGAATACACCTATCCCTCCTACGGGGGGTTCTAAGAGCCTGATAACTCTTTGTGTACGTCGAAGCCGGGTGCCAGCCCGGCTTTTGGCGTTTTTGGGTCGGATACGCCAACCGATTCGGTCCGCTTTGGGTGCGATGCCCTATCTCAGCGGTTACATGATGAACCTCCTGCAGGTTCGACGCCCGAAGTGTCTGGGGCGCAGCTAGGCGGGGTCGGCAGACGAGTCGGCGGCATTGGAAAGGGCTTGGGCGAGAAGACGTTCACCAGTCTCTGCCAACGTCAGGCCCTGGGCATAGGCGTAGTCGTACACACGTTCAGCGAGCTGCGGCGACAGACCGAACTCGACGCGCACTCGCTCGCGCCGCCTCATGATTGGTCGTGCCATCGACATCACCTCTGCTCGTAGAAACCCGGTTGTGCCCGGAAGAATCCGAAAGATGTCGAGCTTGAATATAAGCGAATTCTCTGGCACCCTCCGCGACCTTCCAATCGTTAGCCGCCAGACACTTTGTGCCGCAGCAGTTTTGATGCCGCAATATCGGCAGTTGATTTCTAGGTCCAGATATTGCGCAAACTGCCTGCAGAGCAGTTGTTTTCATTGGACCAGTTCGGCGGAAATTGGGTTCCGGCGCGGAATCCATTCGCATCGCTTCGGGGCGGGATTGGAGGTATGCCGCAATACGGCGTGTCGTGGCCAGGCGCCAATCCCCTGATGGGTCTTCATTTTCCAGCAAGGCCGTGGCCGCCACACTCTTCCGACAGCCCAACCTCCCGACCCGTTGCCAAGTCTGTACGTGCTGGACTGACTTGGACTAAACTATCGGCTGTGGGACCCCTTGGGTGGCTTGAACCGAAGCGCCGTTAGCGAGGTGAAAACCGGCCGCGCAGGACGCGGGACAACTGCAAATAGTCGCCCTCGAGTGCCCTCTTGGGGTCCCACCCAAAAATGGCGCTGTTCGGCCTGAGCGCGGGGCTTGGCGTGGCAACCCCTTCCTCTTGGCGCGAACCGTTCGCCACAGGCAGTGAGCGTCCTTTGACGAGTCAGTGCGATCTGTGTGCCGCCAGTGTCGAGAAGCTCTCGGTTGGCTTGGGTCCCCGGTATGCAGGGTTCCGCAGATGCGAGGCTGTCGGTGTCACGGCTGAAATTTTCGCGCAAGCAGCGTCTTCGTCCTGCTTGTAGGCTGCTTTCGGCGAAGGGGGATGTGCTGTGCCAAATACTGTTGGTGGGGGCAGTGATCATGGGTTGCGGGTTCAGACCGACACGTTGAGTAGCGCCTCAGATCAACTGCAGTCGATCGCTGACGAGTTGCGCGATGGGTTACGTCGGCTTGCTTCGCACGCTGACCGGGTAGTTGAAGGCTCCTGGCGCGGCGAAGCCGCATCGGTATTCGCCAACGAGTGGCATGAGTTCCGGGAGACGGCTCAATCGATCGTCGAGGACGCTGATGTGATAGCCAGCCTGGTGGCACTGAGCGTCAACCACTACGTCGACGAAGACGAATCCAGCGCAGAAATGTTGCGCGCTACGTGGTCGAGACAGGTGTGACTTGGCTGGCTACACCGTGGATGTCGATGCACTGCACGATCTTCAAGAACAAATGCAGCATTTCCTGACCAGAGCCACCGAGAGTTTGGCCCACGTAGAGGGTCTTATCGCCCAGGTCTGTGCAGATTGGGACGGAACCGCCGCCGCCGCTTACCAACGCCGCCACCGCGAATGGGTCGACGCGTTACGTGACATGAACGACTCGATCGCCGACTTCAGGGCGTGGACGGGCGCGGCCGAAGAGGGCTACCGCGAAGTCATGGAAATCAACCTGCGCATGGCGCAGGGATAGAGCGGGTCAACGTACGTGGGCGTTTGGGTCGTCGATCCCGACTGGTATTTCACCACCGCCGAGGTTCTGGGGCGCGCGGCTTCCGAACTGGCAGGCGCCGCTGGAACAGTCGCAGCTACCGCGGACTTCGCAACTCTGCACATGGCGGGCAATGACCCGATCGGAACAGGGTGGGGATCGAAGTACGACGCCGGTGCGTCCGGCACGGTGCAGGGTGCGGTGGCGCTCACCAAGGCGTGGTCGGCGCTGGCTGGCCGGATCTATCAGGCCGGGGTGAACCACGCCTGGGTCGAGTTCCGCAACGGCCGGGGCCGCCTACCCGTGCCGGCGAACCTGCCGCCGGAGCCGGCCATCACCCAGTTGACCCTGACGATGCAAACCTCCGTGGGCGGCAACGGTATTGGTCTAGATGAACTGCTTCCGGGTCTGTTGGAGATGCTGGGCCGCGAAACCCCCAACGCGAACACCGACAAGCTCCAGACCGCCACCGATGCGTGGAACCGTTTCGCCGGAGACATCACCGACGCGGTTGACGGGGTCGTGCGGCTGACGAAACGCCCCGATCCGTCGTTACCC encodes:
- a CDS encoding WXG100 family type VII secretion target translates to MAGYTVDVDALHDLQEQMQHFLTRATESLAHVEGLIAQVCADWDGTAAAAYQRRHREWVDALRDMNDSIADFRAWTGAAEEGYREVMEINLRMAQG
- a CDS encoding WXG100 family type VII secretion target → MPNTVGGGSDHGLRVQTDTLSSASDQLQSIADELRDGLRRLASHADRVVEGSWRGEAASVFANEWHEFRETAQSIVEDADVIASLVALSVNHYVDEDESSAEMLRATWSRQV